A genomic segment from Myxocyprinus asiaticus isolate MX2 ecotype Aquarium Trade chromosome 36, UBuf_Myxa_2, whole genome shotgun sequence encodes:
- the LOC127427421 gene encoding piggyBac transposable element-derived protein 4-like: protein MKPLCVLEYNKKMGAVDKADMMKGFFDCTRKTTKWYKKVFFHLLDTAVLNSHIIHRQLTGKVITSLQFRMNMMRGLLEEHSTPRCPSKAGHPVLRLTARHFPSEVPQTASQGSRTRRHCKVCLSSTRRTKQRRLSKFMCVPCNTPLCVAPCFEYHTLKHY from the exons atgaagcCTCTCTGTGTGCTTGAATATAACAAAAAGATGGGGGCAGTGGACAAGGCTGACATGATGAAAGGCTTTTTTGACTGTACCAGAAAAACCACCAAATGGTACAAGAAAGTCTTCTTTCACCTCCTTGACACTGCAGTACTGAACAGCCACATTATCCACCGCCAACTTACAG GAAAAGTCATCACATCCCTGCAATTCAGGATGAACATGATGAGAGGACTGCTGGAAGAGCACAGCACACCTCGGTGTCCATCCAAAGCAGGCCATCCTGTCTTGCGTCTGACAGCTAGGCATTTCCCCTCCGAAGTCCCTCAGACAGCTTCCCAGGGCAGCAGGACCAGGCGGCACTGCAAGGTCTGCCTATCCAGCACTCGCAGGACAAAGCAGAGGCGCCTCAGCAAATTCATGTGTGTGCCATGCAACACTCCCTTGTGTGTTGCCCCATGTTTTGAGTACCACACTCTGAAGCATTACTGA